A single Candidatus Krumholzibacteriia bacterium DNA region contains:
- a CDS encoding peptide ABC transporter substrate-binding protein — MDRRTQGRARWPALGLLLLLLAVTMILWRLRGSHGHEVEYFGRTTPPDEEVFRFANGAEPETLDPGLLSGQPDGRVARLLFEGLVTPDPETLVPRPGMAKSWELAPDGVTYLFHLRTDSRWTNGDRVTAHDFEWSWLRLLHPDTPARYADLFYLIRNARAYKKKEIADPAPVGIRALDDSTFQVVLEVPTPYFLQLLTYHPFLPVHRRTLETWGDRWTHPEHIVGNGPFRLLRHRQNDRLEFEKFPGYWDAARVRLRRIVCYSVDDPSTMLSMYRAGMTDWNPSGYVPAQMIPYIQHYADYRTGPYLALYFYSMVVTEPPLDDPRVRRALAYAIDRERIARYVLHGSGAPWGNIVPHGFRDYPYPEGVHFDPERARRLLADAGYPGGQGFPAVELLFNTGEDNKKIGEAVQAMWKEHLGIDLRLSSQEWASYMRATVECRYQIARRSWIGDYMDPNSFLAILVTGDGNSRTRWSNARFDSLVAAAGREREPVQRLQLLAQAEAVALDAMPFIPIYAYCNREFVAPYVRGIHPTALDEHPLKYVSLARGEDRMGRAHTGEEQALGRAAEDSVAVGGATTGTGSGR; from the coding sequence GTGGATCGCCGCACACAAGGTCGTGCGCGCTGGCCGGCACTTGGACTGCTGCTGCTCCTCCTCGCGGTGACCATGATCCTCTGGCGCCTTCGTGGCAGCCATGGCCACGAGGTCGAGTACTTCGGCCGCACCACGCCGCCCGACGAGGAGGTCTTCCGCTTCGCCAACGGCGCCGAGCCCGAAACCCTCGATCCCGGCCTCCTGTCGGGACAGCCCGACGGGCGCGTCGCGCGCCTTCTCTTCGAGGGTCTGGTGACGCCGGACCCGGAGACGCTGGTGCCGCGCCCGGGCATGGCCAAGAGCTGGGAACTGGCGCCGGACGGCGTCACCTATCTCTTCCACCTGCGCACAGACAGTCGCTGGACGAACGGCGACCGAGTCACGGCCCACGACTTCGAGTGGTCGTGGCTGCGTTTGCTCCATCCGGACACGCCGGCGCGCTACGCCGACCTCTTCTATCTCATCCGCAACGCCAGGGCCTACAAGAAGAAGGAGATCGCCGATCCGGCGCCAGTGGGCATTCGAGCCCTCGACGACAGCACTTTCCAGGTAGTGCTGGAAGTGCCGACGCCGTACTTCCTGCAGCTGCTCACCTACCATCCCTTCCTGCCCGTGCACCGCCGCACGCTGGAGACCTGGGGCGACCGCTGGACGCACCCGGAGCACATCGTCGGCAACGGCCCCTTCCGCCTGCTGCGTCACCGGCAGAACGACCGCCTCGAGTTCGAGAAGTTCCCGGGCTATTGGGACGCGGCGCGGGTGCGCCTGCGCCGCATCGTCTGCTACAGCGTCGACGACCCGTCCACGATGCTGTCCATGTACCGCGCCGGGATGACCGATTGGAACCCGAGCGGCTATGTGCCGGCGCAAATGATCCCGTATATCCAGCACTACGCGGATTACCGCACGGGGCCGTACCTGGCACTCTACTTCTACTCCATGGTGGTGACCGAGCCGCCGCTGGACGACCCGCGCGTCCGGCGGGCCCTCGCCTATGCCATCGACCGTGAGCGCATCGCGCGCTACGTTCTGCACGGGAGTGGTGCCCCTTGGGGCAACATCGTGCCGCACGGGTTTCGCGATTACCCCTACCCCGAGGGCGTGCACTTCGATCCGGAGCGCGCCCGCCGTTTGCTCGCCGACGCCGGCTACCCGGGCGGCCAGGGCTTCCCCGCCGTCGAGCTCCTCTTCAACACCGGCGAGGACAACAAGAAGATCGGCGAGGCCGTGCAGGCCATGTGGAAGGAGCACTTGGGAATCGACTTGCGTCTTTCCAGCCAGGAATGGGCGAGCTACATGCGCGCTACCGTGGAATGCCGGTACCAGATCGCGCGGCGCTCCTGGATCGGCGACTACATGGATCCCAACAGCTTCCTCGCCATCCTCGTGACCGGGGACGGCAACAGCCGCACCCGTTGGAGCAATGCGCGTTTCGATTCCCTCGTCGCCGCCGCCGGCCGCGAGCGCGAACCGGTGCAACGGCTCCAACTCTTGGCCCAGGCCGAGGCGGTGGCGCTCGACGCCATGCCCTTCATCCCGATCTACGCTTACTGCAACCGGGAGTTCGTCGCTCCTTACGTGCGCGGCATCCATCCGACAGCGCTCGACGAGCACCCGCTCAAGTACGTCTCTCTGGCGCGGGGAGAGGACAGAATGGGGCGGGCGCACACGGGAGAAGAGCAGGCCCTGGGGAGGGCAGCCGAAGACA